Proteins encoded within one genomic window of Chitinophaga parva:
- a CDS encoding argininosuccinate synthase: MKKVVLGFSGGLDTSYCVKYLTEEKGYEVHSIIVNTGGFTKEELEETEKRAYKLGVKTHKTVDAVKSYYDKVIKYLIFGNVLKNNTYPLSVSAERMSQALAIADYVKEVGADAVAHGSTGAGNDQVRFDMIFHIMIPGVEIITPIRDLKLSREEEISYLKSKGVQMNFDKAVYSINKGIWGTSVGGKETLTSNGFLPEEAWPTQLTKHDASSVKLVFDKGELKGVDDKTFAHPAEAIQYLQTLAGPYAIGRDIHVGDTIIGIKGRVGFEAAAPMVILKAHHALEKHVLTKWQLSWKDQLAQFYGNWLHEGQILDPVMRDIEAFLEHAQQHVSGEVYVTLQPYRFQVTGIQSPYDLMSSKFGKYGEMNSGWSGEDVRGFSKIFGNQTMIWHQISESTK; this comes from the coding sequence ATGAAAAAAGTTGTTTTAGGCTTTAGCGGCGGACTGGATACTTCCTACTGTGTGAAGTACCTGACGGAGGAGAAAGGCTATGAAGTACATTCCATCATTGTAAATACCGGCGGTTTTACAAAGGAAGAACTGGAGGAAACCGAAAAGCGTGCCTATAAACTGGGTGTGAAAACGCACAAGACCGTTGACGCCGTAAAGTCTTACTACGACAAGGTGATCAAATACCTCATCTTCGGTAATGTCTTAAAGAACAATACTTACCCCCTGAGCGTAAGCGCGGAGCGTATGAGCCAGGCACTGGCCATTGCCGATTACGTGAAGGAAGTGGGCGCCGATGCCGTAGCACACGGTAGCACCGGTGCGGGTAACGACCAGGTCCGCTTTGACATGATCTTCCACATCATGATCCCCGGTGTAGAGATCATTACGCCCATCCGCGACTTGAAGCTGAGCCGCGAGGAAGAAATCTCCTACCTGAAGTCAAAAGGGGTACAGATGAACTTCGACAAGGCTGTTTACTCTATCAATAAAGGCATCTGGGGTACCTCCGTAGGTGGCAAGGAAACCCTGACCAGCAACGGATTCCTGCCGGAAGAAGCCTGGCCCACCCAGCTCACCAAACACGATGCTTCCTCCGTGAAGCTGGTGTTTGACAAGGGCGAGCTGAAAGGAGTGGACGACAAAACCTTTGCACATCCTGCGGAGGCTATCCAATACCTGCAAACACTGGCCGGTCCTTACGCGATCGGACGCGATATCCACGTGGGTGATACCATTATCGGTATCAAGGGCCGCGTAGGCTTTGAAGCTGCTGCCCCCATGGTGATCCTGAAAGCACACCATGCCCTCGAAAAACATGTGCTCACCAAATGGCAGCTGAGCTGGAAAGACCAGCTGGCGCAGTTCTACGGCAACTGGCTGCATGAAGGCCAGATCCTGGACCCGGTGATGCGCGATATCGAAGCCTTTTTGGAACATGCACAGCAGCACGTGAGTGGCGAAGTGTACGTGACCCTACAGCCTTACCGCTTCCAGGTGACCGGCATCCAGTCTCCGTATGACCTGATGAGCAGCAAGTTTGGTAAATACGGAGAAATGAACAGCGGCTGGAGTGGTGAAGACGTGCGTGGCTTCAGCAAGATCTTTGGCAACCAGACCATGATCTGGCACCAGATCAGCGAAAGCACAAAATAA
- a CDS encoding M20 family metallo-hydrolase: protein MWNEQLYADAVQLLQQLIRTPSISREEQGTAAVLGAFLQAHGIPFQQHLNNVWAKNKYFDPAKPTILFNSHHDTVKPNPQYTRDPFDGVIEGDKLYGLGSNDAGGCVVSLVAAFRHFYAQEDLKYNIIVAITAEEEISGVNGIESILDQLPPLELAIVGEPTLTQLAVAEKGLMVLDCISHGRAGHAAREEGENALYKALPDIQWFKDYRFDKVSPVLGPVKMSVTVINTSNKAHNVVPADCSFVVDVRVTEMYTLEEVLDTVLANVQCEVKPRSIRMRPSGIPLEHPLVKAGIAMGKTCYGSPTTSDQALIPHTSIKIGPGDSARSHTADEFIYLHEIRDGIDTYIRLVTAIQ from the coding sequence ATGTGGAATGAACAATTGTATGCCGACGCAGTACAGCTGCTGCAGCAACTGATCCGGACGCCCTCCATCAGCCGGGAAGAGCAAGGCACTGCCGCGGTGCTGGGCGCTTTCCTGCAGGCCCATGGCATCCCGTTCCAGCAACACCTGAACAATGTGTGGGCAAAGAATAAATACTTTGACCCGGCCAAGCCGACGATCTTATTCAACTCCCATCACGATACCGTAAAGCCTAATCCCCAGTACACCCGCGACCCGTTTGACGGGGTGATAGAGGGCGACAAGCTTTATGGCCTGGGCAGTAATGATGCGGGCGGCTGCGTGGTAAGCCTGGTGGCTGCTTTCCGGCATTTCTACGCGCAGGAGGATCTAAAATATAATATCATCGTGGCCATTACGGCCGAGGAGGAGATCAGTGGCGTTAATGGCATCGAAAGCATCCTGGATCAATTGCCCCCGCTGGAACTGGCCATCGTGGGTGAGCCTACACTGACGCAGCTGGCGGTAGCGGAAAAGGGGCTGATGGTGCTCGATTGCATCAGTCATGGACGTGCGGGCCATGCGGCGCGCGAGGAAGGGGAAAACGCGCTGTACAAGGCGCTGCCAGACATCCAGTGGTTTAAGGATTACCGTTTTGACAAGGTGTCGCCAGTGCTGGGACCTGTGAAGATGAGCGTTACCGTGATCAATACTTCCAACAAGGCCCACAACGTGGTGCCTGCTGATTGCAGCTTCGTGGTGGATGTGCGTGTTACTGAAATGTACACGCTGGAAGAAGTGCTGGATACAGTGCTGGCAAATGTGCAATGCGAGGTGAAGCCAAGATCTATCCGGATGCGCCCTTCGGGCATTCCGTTGGAACACCCGCTGGTAAAGGCCGGTATAGCGATGGGCAAAACCTGCTATGGCTCGCCTACCACGTCGGACCAGGCGCTCATCCCGCACACCTCCATCAAAATAGGCCCCGGGGATTCTGCCCGCTCGCACACGGCGGATGAATTCATCTACCTGCATGAGATTAGAGACGGGATTGACACTTACATCCGCCTGGTGACCGCCATCCAGTGA
- a CDS encoding aspartate aminotransferase family protein, giving the protein MKLFDVYPINDIVIDKGLGSYVWDDKGQQYLDLYGGHAVISIGHTQPHYVKRLEEQLHKVGFYSNSVRIPLQVELASKLGKVSGKEDYQLFLCNSGAEANENALKLASFHTGRKKAIAFRKSFHGRTSLAVAATDNPKIVAPINQTDNIIFLPWEDQAALEKTFAEQGHEIAAVIIEGIQGVGGINVASTSFLQKIRSLCDTYKSVYIADAVQCGYGRSGKFFSHDYAGVNADIYSMAKGMGNGFPIGGIIIAPHIQPSYGMLGTTFGGNHLACAAAVAVLEVIAQDKLIDNALQLGQYIMDQVRTFPKVKEVRGRGLMIGIELPEALSHVRKELLFTHKIFTGEAKPNVIRLLPSLALKQQDVDIFLQALHTILKNS; this is encoded by the coding sequence ATGAAGCTTTTCGACGTTTACCCGATCAATGACATCGTTATTGACAAGGGCCTGGGTTCCTATGTCTGGGATGACAAGGGCCAGCAATACCTGGATCTCTACGGTGGCCACGCCGTGATTTCCATTGGTCACACGCAACCGCACTACGTAAAACGCCTGGAAGAGCAGCTGCACAAAGTAGGATTCTATTCCAACTCCGTGCGCATTCCCCTGCAGGTAGAACTGGCCAGCAAGCTGGGTAAAGTATCCGGCAAGGAAGACTACCAGTTGTTCCTCTGCAACTCCGGCGCTGAAGCCAATGAAAATGCGTTGAAACTCGCTTCTTTCCACACCGGCCGCAAGAAAGCCATTGCTTTCCGCAAGTCATTCCACGGCCGCACTTCCCTGGCAGTAGCCGCCACCGACAATCCCAAGATCGTAGCCCCCATTAACCAGACGGACAATATCATTTTCCTGCCCTGGGAAGACCAGGCCGCGCTGGAAAAGACCTTCGCAGAACAGGGGCACGAGATTGCCGCTGTGATCATTGAAGGCATACAGGGTGTGGGGGGGATTAACGTAGCCAGTACATCCTTCCTCCAAAAGATCCGCAGCCTTTGCGATACTTATAAATCCGTGTACATCGCGGACGCTGTGCAATGTGGTTACGGCCGCAGCGGTAAATTCTTCTCCCATGACTACGCCGGTGTAAATGCAGACATTTACAGCATGGCCAAAGGCATGGGCAATGGTTTCCCGATCGGTGGTATCATCATTGCACCGCACATCCAACCCTCTTATGGTATGCTGGGCACCACCTTTGGTGGCAATCACCTGGCCTGTGCCGCTGCGGTGGCTGTGCTGGAAGTAATAGCACAGGATAAACTCATTGACAACGCCCTGCAATTGGGCCAATACATCATGGACCAGGTTCGCACTTTCCCCAAAGTGAAGGAGGTGAGAGGCCGTGGCCTGATGATCGGTATCGAGCTGCCGGAGGCGCTGTCGCATGTGAGGAAAGAGCTGCTGTTCACACATAAGATCTTTACGGGCGAAGCCAAGCCCAATGTGATCCGCTTACTGCCCAGCCTCGCGCTGAAACAGCAGGATGTGGATATTTTCCTCCAGGCGCTCCACACGATATTGAAAAATAGCTAA
- a CDS encoding Rossmann-fold NAD(P)-binding domain-containing protein, which produces MKQFISVSDVPSVPRLADIALDYKSNPFKDKGLGENKSIGMIFLNPSLRTRLSTQVAAKNLGMEPIVFNIDKEGWALEMTDGVIMNGNTSEHVKEAAAVMGQYFDILAIRTFPGLKNKEEDYTEKYINQFIKYAGKPVVSLESATLHPLQSLTDVITIRERWNQPRKPKVVMTWAPHVKALPQAVPNSFAEWMNAWGEVDFTITHPEGYELDPKFSGNAHIEHNQDKALEGADFVYVKNWSSYEDYGKIACTDPSWQFTNAKLQHTNNAKVMHCLPVRRNVVIADEVLDGPNSIVIQEAGNRVWAAQAVLSEILKHGK; this is translated from the coding sequence ATGAAACAATTCATTTCTGTATCGGATGTGCCCTCCGTCCCGCGCCTCGCGGACATAGCACTGGACTATAAAAGCAATCCTTTCAAGGATAAAGGCCTGGGTGAAAACAAATCCATCGGCATGATCTTCCTGAATCCCAGCCTGCGCACCCGCCTGAGCACACAGGTAGCTGCGAAGAACCTGGGCATGGAGCCTATCGTTTTCAATATCGATAAGGAAGGCTGGGCCCTGGAAATGACCGACGGTGTTATCATGAACGGTAACACTTCCGAACACGTAAAAGAAGCCGCGGCAGTGATGGGGCAGTATTTCGATATTCTTGCCATCCGCACTTTCCCGGGGTTAAAAAATAAAGAAGAAGATTACACGGAGAAATACATCAACCAGTTCATCAAGTATGCCGGCAAGCCGGTGGTAAGCCTGGAAAGCGCCACCCTGCACCCGCTGCAGAGCCTTACCGATGTGATCACCATCCGTGAGCGCTGGAACCAGCCGCGTAAACCCAAGGTGGTAATGACATGGGCCCCGCACGTAAAAGCCCTGCCACAGGCGGTACCCAACTCTTTTGCAGAATGGATGAACGCCTGGGGTGAAGTGGACTTCACCATCACGCACCCGGAAGGGTATGAACTGGACCCGAAGTTCAGCGGCAACGCACACATTGAGCACAACCAGGATAAAGCCCTGGAAGGCGCTGATTTTGTGTACGTGAAGAACTGGTCCAGCTACGAGGACTACGGCAAGATCGCCTGCACGGACCCTTCCTGGCAGTTTACCAATGCGAAGCTGCAGCATACCAATAATGCCAAGGTGATGCACTGCCTGCCGGTGCGCCGCAACGTAGTGATCGCGGATGAAGTACTGGACGGACCTAACTCCATCGTGATCCAGGAAGCGGGCAACCGGGTATGGGCTGCGCAAGCCGTATTGAGTGAAATTCTGAAACACGGAAAATAA
- the argC gene encoding N-acetyl-gamma-glutamyl-phosphate reductase, with the protein MSHKVIRAGIIGGAGYTGGEAIRLLLNHPDVHLVFVHSRSNAGKPVFAVHADLLGDTDLNFTDELQDDIDVLFLCLGHGESVKFLQSTPVPNHVKVIDLSQDFRLGETVNGRAFVYGLPELQRDAIANAGNVANPGCFATGIQLGLLPLAKEGLLTTVHTTGITGSTGAGQSLQATSHFTWRANNISTYKVLNHQHLKEIRRSLSQLQEGFNSPVHFVPVRGDYPRGIWVTSYLQSDLSLHQAVSLYKAYYASHPFTHVSEKQIDLKQVVNTNKCLVQLEKQDDQLIIHTIEDNLLKGASGQAVQNMNLLFGLEETAGLKLKSIVF; encoded by the coding sequence ATGAGTCATAAAGTCATCAGAGCAGGTATTATAGGTGGCGCGGGGTATACCGGCGGCGAGGCGATCCGTTTATTATTGAACCATCCCGATGTACACCTGGTATTCGTTCACAGCCGCAGCAATGCGGGCAAGCCGGTATTTGCCGTGCATGCGGACCTGCTGGGCGATACTGACCTGAACTTCACAGATGAACTGCAGGATGACATTGACGTACTTTTCCTTTGCCTGGGCCACGGTGAATCCGTGAAGTTCCTGCAAAGCACACCGGTTCCCAATCACGTAAAGGTGATTGACCTGAGCCAGGACTTCCGCCTGGGTGAAACCGTAAACGGACGGGCGTTCGTATACGGACTGCCGGAGTTGCAGCGCGATGCGATTGCAAACGCCGGCAACGTAGCCAACCCGGGCTGTTTTGCTACCGGTATCCAGCTTGGGCTGTTGCCACTGGCAAAAGAAGGACTGCTGACCACTGTACATACTACAGGCATTACCGGCAGCACTGGTGCAGGCCAGAGCCTGCAGGCCACCAGCCATTTTACCTGGAGGGCCAATAACATTTCCACTTACAAAGTGCTGAACCATCAGCACCTGAAAGAAATACGCCGCAGCCTTTCACAGCTGCAGGAAGGATTTAACAGCCCGGTGCACTTTGTGCCCGTGCGGGGCGACTATCCCCGTGGCATCTGGGTGACCTCTTATTTACAGAGTGATCTCTCTTTGCACCAGGCCGTGAGCCTTTACAAAGCATACTACGCTTCACATCCTTTTACGCATGTGAGCGAAAAACAGATCGACCTGAAACAGGTGGTCAACACGAACAAGTGCCTGGTGCAGCTGGAAAAACAAGACGACCAGCTCATCATCCATACGATCGAAGACAACCTGCTCAAAGGCGCTTCAGGACAGGCAGTCCAGAATATGAACCTCTTATTCGGACTGGAAGAAACTGCAGGACTGAAGTTGAAATCGATCGTGTTTTAG
- the argH gene encoding argininosuccinate lyase, protein MKLWQKDKTALASVEKFTVGKDREMDAYLAPFDVLGSMAHITMLESIGLLTADELATLKKELRNIYQEIASGQFKLADDVEDIHSQVELLLTQRLGEVGKKIHSGRSRNDQVLVDLKLYLRYEIEQIVAEAQQTFDLLQTLSEQHKDVLLPGYTHLQVAMPSSFGLWFGAYAEALVDDLTVLHSAYQVVNKNPLGSAAGYGSSFPLNRTMTTNLLGFETLNYNVVYAQMGRGKTEKIVAFALGNLGATLAKMSMDATLFMNQNFGFISFPDELTTGSSIMPHKKNPDVWELIRSHGNKLQALPNEIAMMITNLPSGYHRDLQLLKENLFPAFQTLKDCFQMVRLMLENIRVKTDILKDEKYKYLFSVEVVNKLALQGVPFREAYKQVGMDIEKGTFQPDTHVQHTHEGSIGHLNTAEIKQLMHQVVAAFLFRDVHEAFARLLED, encoded by the coding sequence ATGAAACTTTGGCAAAAAGATAAAACAGCACTTGCATCAGTGGAGAAATTCACTGTAGGCAAGGACCGTGAAATGGATGCTTACCTGGCGCCCTTTGATGTACTAGGCTCCATGGCACACATTACGATGCTGGAAAGCATTGGCCTGCTCACCGCTGATGAACTGGCCACGCTGAAAAAAGAACTGCGCAATATCTACCAAGAGATAGCATCAGGCCAGTTCAAACTGGCTGACGACGTGGAAGACATCCATTCCCAGGTAGAACTGCTGCTTACGCAACGCCTGGGTGAAGTAGGTAAAAAGATCCACTCCGGCCGCTCCCGCAACGACCAGGTGCTGGTAGACCTGAAACTGTACCTGCGTTACGAGATAGAACAGATCGTAGCGGAAGCACAGCAAACCTTTGACCTGCTGCAAACCCTGAGTGAACAGCACAAGGACGTACTGCTACCCGGTTACACACACCTGCAGGTGGCTATGCCTTCCTCTTTTGGCTTATGGTTTGGCGCCTATGCGGAAGCGCTCGTGGATGACCTTACCGTGCTGCACAGCGCTTACCAGGTAGTGAACAAAAATCCCCTGGGCTCTGCCGCAGGCTATGGTTCTTCCTTCCCGCTGAACCGCACCATGACCACCAACCTGCTGGGCTTTGAAACCCTGAACTACAACGTGGTGTACGCGCAGATGGGCCGCGGTAAAACAGAAAAGATCGTAGCCTTTGCCCTGGGTAACCTGGGGGCTACCCTGGCTAAAATGTCCATGGACGCTACTTTGTTCATGAACCAGAACTTCGGGTTCATCAGCTTCCCCGATGAATTGACTACGGGCTCCAGCATCATGCCGCACAAAAAGAATCCTGACGTATGGGAGCTGATCCGCTCACACGGCAATAAACTGCAGGCATTGCCCAATGAAATAGCCATGATGATCACCAACCTGCCCAGTGGTTATCACCGCGATCTGCAATTGCTGAAAGAAAATCTTTTTCCGGCTTTTCAAACGCTGAAAGATTGTTTCCAGATGGTCCGTCTCATGCTGGAGAATATCCGCGTGAAAACCGATATCCTGAAAGACGAAAAATATAAATACCTGTTCAGCGTAGAAGTTGTGAACAAGTTGGCCCTGCAAGGCGTGCCCTTCCGCGAGGCTTACAAGCAGGTGGGTATGGACATTGAAAAGGGTACTTTCCAGCCAGATACACACGTGCAGCATACGCACGAGGGTAGCATTGGCCACCTCAACACCGCAGAGATCAAGCAACTCATGCACCAAGTAGTAGCTGCCTTCCTCTTCCGCGATGTACACGAGGCGTTTGCCAGGTTGTTGGAAGATTAA
- the argB gene encoding acetylglutamate kinase has translation MIDLFVIKVGGNVLDNPALLQQFLENIATIPGKKILVHGGGKIATRIGDQLGIVSNYINGRRITDAATIDLVTMVYGGLVNKQLVAQLQALHCNAIGMTGADANIIPARKRPVKEIDYGFVGDITTEALHVKPLQSMLDAGLTPVFAPLTHDGNGQMLNTNADTIAASLAIALSAFYKVRLIYCFEKKGVLRDASDDDAVIHLINREIYQDLLEKKILTDGILPKLENAFSAIESGVTEVLIGHADDVLRNTTGDVAGTLIC, from the coding sequence ATGATCGATCTGTTTGTCATAAAAGTAGGCGGCAATGTGCTGGATAATCCTGCCTTGTTGCAGCAGTTCCTCGAGAATATTGCCACCATTCCCGGTAAGAAGATCCTGGTGCACGGCGGCGGCAAGATCGCCACGCGCATAGGAGACCAGCTGGGTATTGTATCGAATTATATTAACGGCCGCCGTATTACCGATGCTGCCACCATTGACCTGGTGACCATGGTATACGGAGGCCTGGTAAACAAGCAACTGGTAGCACAGTTGCAAGCCCTGCATTGTAACGCCATCGGGATGACCGGAGCGGATGCCAATATCATCCCTGCCCGTAAGCGCCCCGTGAAAGAGATCGACTATGGTTTCGTGGGCGATATCACCACGGAAGCCCTGCACGTAAAGCCACTGCAATCCATGCTGGATGCGGGCCTTACGCCGGTATTTGCCCCACTCACGCACGACGGGAACGGGCAGATGCTCAACACCAATGCCGATACTATTGCAGCTTCCCTGGCCATTGCGCTTTCTGCTTTTTACAAGGTGCGCCTGATCTACTGCTTTGAGAAAAAAGGCGTACTGCGCGATGCCAGCGATGATGATGCGGTGATCCACCTCATTAACCGGGAGATCTACCAGGATCTGCTTGAAAAGAAAATTCTCACAGACGGCATTTTACCTAAACTGGAAAATGCTTTTTCGGCCATTGAAAGCGGCGTTACCGAAGTGCTCATTGGCCATGCCGATGATGTGTTACGTAACACCACCGGTGATGTGGCCGGCACTTTAATCTGCTGA
- a CDS encoding GNAT family N-acetyltransferase yields MDFNITLENNPVRLQPLQPEDLAVLKPVALQPELWKVALFAINNEADLQRYLEKAAREREQKVAIPFLVFDKQENRVAGSTRFMAIDLANKRAEIGSTWIDPALQGTGLNKAMKYAMLQYAFETAGLNRVELKTDARNQLSQHAMRSIGAQYEGTLRQHAITSSGFVRDTVYFSILAAEWPEVKQRVFAKYNF; encoded by the coding sequence ATGGATTTTAATATTACACTTGAAAATAACCCTGTACGCCTGCAGCCGCTACAACCGGAGGACCTGGCAGTATTAAAACCGGTAGCCCTGCAACCGGAGCTGTGGAAGGTGGCGCTCTTTGCTATCAACAACGAAGCAGACCTGCAGCGGTACCTGGAAAAGGCAGCGCGGGAGCGGGAGCAAAAGGTGGCTATCCCTTTCCTGGTCTTTGACAAGCAGGAGAACCGTGTAGCCGGCAGCACCCGCTTCATGGCCATAGACCTGGCCAACAAGCGCGCGGAAATTGGGTCTACCTGGATAGATCCTGCCCTGCAAGGCACCGGTTTAAACAAGGCGATGAAGTATGCCATGCTGCAATACGCATTTGAAACAGCTGGCCTCAACCGCGTGGAGCTGAAAACAGACGCCCGCAACCAGCTTTCCCAGCATGCCATGCGTAGCATAGGCGCGCAGTATGAAGGTACCTTACGCCAGCATGCCATCACCAGCAGCGGTTTTGTGCGCGACACAGTTTATTTCAGCATCCTGGCTGCGGAATGGCCGGAGGTGAAACAACGGGTGTTTGCGAAGTATAATTTTTAG
- a CDS encoding GNAT family N-acetyltransferase — MENPNIIVRVATSDDAHYAKTITDEMEASAKARGTGIAKRSPDYVVLKMTEGKAVIALTDKGEWVGFCYIEAWGHEKFVANSGLIVNPDFRGHGVAKSIKERIFQLSREKYPDAKIFGLTTGLAVMKINSDLGYEPVTYSELTDDNEFWKGCQSCVNFDILTAKNRKNCLCTAMLYDPAEKAKDEARAAEPAEKMATADTQFSVTTTGTIEKAKRKRGYKKDFKLFERWLRYKKYVLLNSRKEGGDAHHKRRFFLFNIF; from the coding sequence TTGGAAAATCCGAATATTATTGTCAGGGTAGCCACTTCTGACGATGCGCACTATGCAAAAACCATCACCGATGAGATGGAAGCGTCTGCCAAGGCGCGTGGGACTGGTATTGCCAAACGTTCTCCCGATTATGTGGTCCTGAAAATGACGGAAGGCAAAGCCGTGATTGCGCTCACCGATAAGGGTGAATGGGTAGGCTTTTGCTATATCGAAGCATGGGGACACGAGAAATTTGTAGCCAATTCCGGCCTGATCGTGAATCCTGATTTCCGTGGCCATGGCGTAGCCAAATCCATCAAGGAAAGGATCTTCCAGCTTTCCCGTGAAAAATATCCTGACGCTAAGATCTTTGGTCTCACCACCGGCCTGGCCGTCATGAAGATCAACAGCGACCTGGGTTACGAGCCGGTAACCTATTCCGAGCTCACAGACGATAATGAGTTCTGGAAAGGCTGCCAGAGCTGCGTCAATTTTGATATCCTCACTGCCAAGAACCGCAAGAACTGCCTCTGCACCGCTATGCTGTACGATCCCGCTGAAAAAGCAAAGGACGAAGCCAGGGCAGCAGAACCTGCAGAAAAGATGGCAACGGCAGACACACAATTCTCTGTGACCACTACCGGTACCATTGAAAAAGCCAAACGTAAGCGCGGCTACAAAAAGGATTTCAAACTGTTTGAACGCTGGCTGCGTTACAAAAAATATGTGTTGCTCAATTCCCGCAAGGAAGGTGGCGATGCACACCACAAACGCAGGTTCTTCCTGTTTAACATTTTCTAG